One Saccharopolyspora erythraea NRRL 2338 genomic region harbors:
- the mtrA gene encoding MtrAB system response regulator MtrA translates to MKARVLVVDDDPALAEMLTIVLRGEGFETAVVSDGTKAMPALRELKPDLVLLDLMLPGMNGIDVCKAIRTESVVPIVMLTAKSDTVDVVLGLESGADDYVVKPFKPKELVARLRARLRRTDAEPAEVLSIGDLTIDVPGHEVTRDGQPIALTPLEFDLLVALARKPRQVFTREVLLEQVWGYRHAADTRLVNVHVQRLRSKVERDPERPEVVLTVRGVGYKAGPP, encoded by the coding sequence ATGAAGGCACGCGTGCTCGTGGTGGACGACGATCCGGCCCTGGCCGAAATGCTGACCATCGTGCTCCGAGGCGAGGGTTTCGAGACCGCCGTCGTCAGTGACGGCACCAAGGCCATGCCTGCCCTGCGGGAACTCAAACCCGACCTGGTGCTGCTCGACCTGATGCTGCCGGGCATGAACGGCATCGACGTCTGCAAGGCCATCCGCACCGAGTCCGTCGTGCCGATCGTGATGCTGACCGCCAAGAGCGACACCGTCGACGTCGTGCTGGGCCTCGAGTCCGGCGCCGACGACTACGTCGTCAAGCCGTTCAAGCCGAAGGAGCTCGTCGCCCGGCTGCGCGCCCGCCTGCGCCGCACCGACGCCGAGCCCGCCGAGGTGCTCTCGATCGGCGACCTGACCATCGACGTCCCCGGGCACGAGGTGACCCGCGACGGCCAGCCGATCGCGCTCACGCCGCTGGAGTTCGACCTGCTGGTTGCCCTGGCCCGCAAGCCGCGCCAGGTGTTCACCCGCGAGGTCCTGCTCGAGCAGGTCTGGGGCTACCGCCACGCGGCCGACACCCGGCTGGTCAACGTCCACGTCCAGCGCCTGCGCTCCAAGGTGGAGCGCGACCCGGAGCGGCCCGAGGTGGTGCTCACGGTTCGCGGCGTCGGCTACAAGGCCGGCCCGCCGTGA
- a CDS encoding LpqB family beta-propeller domain-containing protein, with the protein MTRRVLALFVLVVLAAPACASIPESSDPEAVKRVDEANTTMPVTPPPDGIDSLELVRHFVDAGAAPENDHATARMHLSPAAGRVWVPPPGMLIVDHVDTIPAPSPVPLPDGVQLVSLQAERIGRLLADQSFVPESGEYNAQVRVERQANGQWRITNPPVELVVSKPAFEVNYRQVPVYFFDHDWSGVVPDMRYVVSQPASTLPRRVVDLLMTGPSEGLRTSLNNAIPPQVQPKTNVSETADGALEVNLSSVGDLPHEARRLIAAQIVLSLQSVSNARVRLQEEGSSLLRDGKDLRTTDFVSYEADNAGRPDLPGLAVASERLHVLDQRAQPVPGPAGSGEYEVVRAAQSADGAQLAAVARNPAGGVTLRVGPYGGQLPEVQLSGTDMTRPSWRGRSELWTVVNRRDIVRLLDDGGRWVPTLIDAREFAAGKEITDLRLSRDGTRVAGVVGGQIIVAGIADEDGHLVLRRPTVLPSRSPDLRVTGVEWLSNRSLVAITDSSAEPVLEFSSDGFQRTPYASANLVQPPTAVAVSPGGKVVVADRSGLWEADDSTDLWTLMQNPIGGNSLPFFPG; encoded by the coding sequence GTGACCAGGCGAGTGCTGGCCCTGTTCGTGCTCGTCGTGCTGGCCGCGCCGGCCTGCGCGTCGATCCCGGAGAGTTCCGACCCCGAGGCGGTCAAGCGGGTCGACGAGGCCAACACGACGATGCCGGTGACCCCGCCGCCCGACGGCATCGACTCCCTCGAGCTCGTCCGCCACTTCGTCGACGCCGGCGCCGCGCCGGAGAACGACCACGCCACCGCGCGCATGCACCTCTCGCCCGCGGCAGGGCGGGTGTGGGTGCCGCCGCCCGGGATGCTGATCGTCGACCACGTCGACACGATCCCGGCGCCCTCCCCGGTTCCCCTGCCAGACGGGGTGCAGCTGGTGAGCCTGCAGGCGGAGCGGATCGGCAGGCTGCTCGCCGACCAGTCCTTCGTGCCGGAGTCCGGGGAGTACAACGCCCAGGTGCGGGTCGAGCGCCAGGCCAACGGCCAGTGGCGGATCACCAACCCGCCCGTGGAGCTGGTCGTCAGCAAGCCGGCGTTCGAGGTCAACTACCGGCAGGTGCCGGTGTACTTCTTCGACCACGACTGGAGCGGGGTGGTGCCGGACATGCGCTACGTCGTCTCGCAGCCGGCCAGCACGCTGCCGCGCCGGGTGGTCGACCTGCTGATGACGGGGCCGTCGGAGGGGCTGCGCACGTCGCTCAACAACGCGATCCCGCCCCAGGTGCAACCCAAGACCAACGTCAGCGAGACCGCCGACGGGGCGTTGGAGGTCAACCTCAGCAGCGTCGGCGACCTGCCGCACGAGGCGCGGCGCCTGATCGCCGCCCAGATCGTGCTCTCGCTGCAGAGCGTCAGCAACGCGCGCGTCCGGTTGCAGGAGGAGGGGTCCTCCCTGCTGCGCGACGGCAAGGACCTGCGCACGACGGACTTCGTCTCCTACGAGGCCGACAACGCCGGCCGGCCGGACCTGCCGGGGCTGGCGGTGGCCAGCGAGCGCCTGCACGTCCTGGACCAGCGGGCGCAGCCGGTGCCGGGACCCGCCGGGTCCGGCGAGTACGAGGTGGTCCGGGCCGCGCAGTCGGCCGACGGGGCGCAGCTCGCGGCGGTGGCGCGCAACCCGGCCGGAGGCGTCACCCTGCGCGTCGGCCCCTACGGCGGTCAGCTGCCGGAGGTGCAGCTCTCCGGTACGGACATGACGCGGCCGTCGTGGCGGGGACGGTCGGAGCTGTGGACCGTGGTCAACCGGCGCGACATCGTCCGCCTGCTCGACGACGGCGGGCGCTGGGTGCCCACGCTGATCGACGCCCGGGAGTTCGCCGCGGGCAAGGAGATCACCGACCTGCGGCTCTCCCGCGACGGCACCCGGGTCGCGGGGGTGGTCGGCGGCCAGATCATCGTGGCGGGCATCGCCGACGAGGACGGCCACCTGGTGCTGCGGCGTCCGACGGTGCTGCCGAGCAGGTCCCCCGACCTGCGCGTCACCGGTGTCGAGTGGCTCAGCAACCGGTCGCTGGTGGCGATCACCGACAGCAGCGCGGAACCGGTCCTGGAGTTCTCCTCCGACGGCTTCCAACGGACCCCCTACGCCTCGGCCAACCTCGTGCAGCCGCCGACAGCGGTGGCCGTCAGCCCGGGCGGGAAGGTCGTGGTCGCCGACCGCAGCGGCCTGTGGGAGGCCGACGACTCGACCGACCTGTGGACGCTGATGCAGAACCCGATCGGCGGCAACTCCCTCCCGTTCTTCCCCGGCTGA
- the hpf gene encoding ribosome hibernation-promoting factor, HPF/YfiA family — MDIVVKGRNVEVPDHYRQHVDEKLTRLERYSKKTIRADVELFHERNPRQAKTCQRVEITLKGKGTPVRAEAAAGDFYAALDAATTKLEGRLRRMCDRRKVHYGQHNPTSVAQATAAMADRTVVTGTSGGRTALLEAPEEEQEEQEESAEYTTAEVPEQRWSSDNGYEPGRIVREKEHTAEPMTVDQALYQMELVGHDFYLFSDADSGRASVVYRRKGFDYGVIRLAESPTG; from the coding sequence ATGGACATCGTCGTCAAGGGTCGCAACGTCGAGGTGCCGGACCACTACCGGCAGCACGTCGACGAGAAGCTGACTCGGCTTGAGCGGTACAGCAAGAAGACCATCCGGGCGGATGTGGAGCTCTTCCACGAACGCAACCCGCGGCAGGCGAAGACCTGCCAGCGCGTCGAGATCACCCTCAAGGGCAAGGGCACACCGGTGCGCGCCGAAGCCGCCGCAGGTGATTTCTACGCCGCTCTCGACGCCGCGACGACCAAGCTCGAAGGGCGCCTCCGCCGGATGTGCGACCGCAGGAAGGTGCACTACGGCCAGCACAACCCGACTTCCGTGGCGCAGGCGACGGCCGCGATGGCCGACCGGACGGTGGTGACCGGCACTTCAGGCGGGCGGACAGCCCTCCTCGAAGCCCCTGAGGAAGAGCAGGAGGAGCAGGAGGAGAGCGCCGAATACACCACCGCCGAGGTGCCGGAGCAGCGCTGGAGCTCCGACAACGGCTACGAGCCGGGACGGATCGTCCGGGAGAAGGAGCACACGGCCGAGCCCATGACGGTCGACCAGGCGCTCTACCAGATGGAGCTCGTCGGTCACGACTTCTACCTCTTCTCCGACGCCGACAGCGGTCGCGCCAGCGTGGTGTACCGCCGGAAGGGATTCGACTACGGAGTGATCAGGCTCGCCGAGTCCCCCACCGGGTGA
- a CDS encoding OsmC family protein: protein MAKTHSYAATVTWTGNTGHGTASYRGYSRDHDVEIAGKPRLAGSADPAFRGDPARHNPEDLLVASLSECHLLWYLALCSAAGVVVTGYRDEASGTMVEDRESGGHFTEVVLRPQVTVSDESMLSKAAELHQQAHAKCFIANSVNFPVRHEPQISVGS from the coding sequence ATGGCGAAAACCCACTCCTATGCCGCGACCGTGACCTGGACCGGCAACACCGGTCACGGCACCGCCTCCTACCGCGGTTACAGCCGCGACCACGACGTGGAGATCGCGGGCAAGCCGCGGCTGGCGGGTTCGGCCGACCCCGCGTTCCGCGGCGACCCCGCCCGCCACAACCCGGAGGACCTGCTGGTCGCCTCGCTGTCGGAATGCCACCTGCTCTGGTACCTCGCGCTGTGCAGCGCCGCCGGTGTGGTCGTCACGGGCTACCGCGACGAGGCGAGCGGGACGATGGTCGAGGACCGCGAGAGCGGCGGGCACTTCACCGAGGTGGTGCTGCGCCCGCAGGTGACCGTCTCCGACGAGTCGATGCTGTCCAAGGCCGCCGAGCTGCACCAACAGGCGCACGCGAAGTGCTTCATCGCGAACTCGGTGAACTTCCCCGTCCGCCACGAGCCGCAGATCAGCGTCGGGAGCTGA
- the mtrB gene encoding MtrAB system histidine kinase MtrB, with protein sequence MSAWALRSRTARRLAARARHEFRQRWHGFERMWRRSMQLRVVVSTLALSSAVVFALGMLLQTQIAYQIVEAKKSAAIAQLEYSLPILERELTAVDPNSERVSEQLEAALNRLTTTVSGQSTNETVKSAFDPVLIDGHAPTGDYQPSAGPVRDVPMQLRRFVERGQLTTMITTVPRRYERVTMLAVGTPVGSSTRPLQVYLLFPLTAEQQTLALVQSTLFLGGSVLLVLLGAITNLVTRQVVRPVRQAAQIAERLANGDLDKRMRVIGEDDVSRLAESFNEMADSLKQQIKQLEEFGQLQRRFTSDVSHELRTPLTTVRMAADVLHASREQFPPGLSRSTELLVDELDRFESLLADLLEISRLDAGVAELAAEPLDIPEIVRRTVESLRPIAVSSGVELRLDLPSEEVTIVADARRVERIVRNLVANAIDHAEGGPVEVRFASNERAVAVIVRDYGVGLRPGEAELVFTRFWRADPSRDRKTGGTGLGLSISSEDARLHGGSLEAWGEPGEGSSFRLTLPRAPGEEIDSSPLSMPDSRRIAAPGALLAGAPDLPPDGDGEGEPEPRDQGPARLSEVWEESK encoded by the coding sequence GTGAGTGCTTGGGCGCTTCGCAGCCGAACGGCGCGGCGGCTGGCCGCTCGCGCCCGCCACGAGTTCCGCCAGCGCTGGCACGGCTTCGAGCGGATGTGGCGCCGCTCGATGCAGCTGCGGGTGGTGGTCAGCACCCTCGCGCTGTCGTCGGCGGTGGTGTTCGCGCTGGGCATGCTGCTGCAGACGCAGATCGCCTACCAGATCGTGGAGGCCAAGAAGTCCGCGGCGATCGCGCAGCTCGAGTACAGCCTGCCGATCCTCGAACGCGAGCTGACCGCCGTCGACCCGAATTCCGAGCGCGTGTCGGAGCAGCTGGAGGCGGCGCTCAACCGGCTGACCACCACGGTCTCCGGGCAGTCGACGAACGAGACCGTCAAGAGCGCGTTCGACCCGGTCCTCATCGACGGCCACGCGCCGACCGGCGACTACCAGCCGTCGGCGGGCCCGGTGCGGGACGTGCCGATGCAGCTGCGGCGGTTCGTCGAGCGCGGACAGCTCACCACCATGATCACCACGGTGCCGCGCCGCTACGAGCGGGTCACGATGCTCGCGGTGGGCACCCCGGTCGGCAGCTCGACCCGGCCGTTGCAGGTCTACCTGCTGTTCCCGCTGACCGCCGAGCAGCAGACCCTCGCGCTGGTGCAGAGCACGCTGTTCCTCGGCGGCTCGGTGCTGCTCGTGCTGCTGGGCGCCATCACGAACCTGGTCACCCGCCAGGTCGTGCGACCGGTCCGCCAGGCCGCGCAGATCGCCGAGCGGCTGGCCAACGGCGACCTCGACAAACGCATGCGGGTCATCGGCGAGGACGACGTCTCCAGGCTCGCCGAGTCGTTCAACGAGATGGCCGACAGCCTCAAGCAGCAGATCAAGCAGCTGGAGGAGTTCGGCCAGCTCCAGCGGCGCTTCACCTCCGACGTCTCGCACGAGCTGCGGACCCCGCTGACCACGGTGCGCATGGCCGCCGACGTCCTGCACGCCTCGCGGGAGCAGTTCCCGCCGGGACTCTCCCGCTCGACCGAGCTGCTGGTCGACGAGCTCGACCGCTTCGAGTCGCTGCTGGCCGACCTGCTGGAGATCTCGCGGCTGGACGCGGGTGTGGCCGAGCTGGCCGCCGAACCGCTGGACATCCCCGAGATCGTGCGCCGCACCGTCGAGTCGCTGCGTCCGATCGCGGTCAGCAGCGGCGTCGAGCTGCGGCTGGACCTGCCGTCCGAGGAGGTCACCATCGTCGCCGACGCCCGCCGGGTGGAGCGGATCGTGCGCAACCTGGTGGCCAACGCGATCGACCACGCCGAGGGCGGGCCGGTCGAGGTGCGCTTCGCCAGCAACGAGCGCGCGGTCGCGGTGATCGTGCGCGACTACGGGGTCGGGCTGCGGCCGGGCGAGGCGGAGCTGGTGTTCACCCGGTTCTGGCGGGCCGACCCGTCGCGCGACCGCAAGACAGGCGGGACCGGGCTGGGCCTGTCGATCAGCTCCGAGGACGCGCGCCTGCACGGCGGGTCGCTGGAGGCCTGGGGCGAGCCGGGTGAGGGCTCGTCGTTCCGGCTGACCCTGCCGCGAGCCCCGGGCGAGGAGATCGACTCGAGCCCGCTTTCGATGCCCGACAGCAGGCGCATCGCCGCGCCGGGCGCGCTGCTGGCCGGCGCCCCCGACCTGCCGCCGGACGGTGACGGCGAAGGCGAACCGGAGCCGAGGGACCAGGGCCCGGCGCGGTTGTCGGAGGTCTGGGAGGAGTCGAAGTGA
- the ahcY gene encoding adenosylhomocysteinase — MNDERLQVRNGIEFAIADPGAATAGRHQIRLAEHEMPGLMALRREYAEVFPLRGARVSGSLHMTVQTAVLIETLVALGAEVRWASCNIFSTDDSAAAAVVVGPHGTPDEPRGVPVFAWKGETLEEYWWCTERMLTWPGEAGPNMILDDGGDATLLVHKGVQYERAGVVPNPADDDPDEFKVILQTLRASLAADTTKWTRAAERIRGVTEETTTGVNRLYQLAAQGELLFPAINVNDSVTKSKFDNKYGIRHSLIDGINRATDVLVGGKVAVVCGYGDVGKGSAESLRGQRARVIITEVDPINALQALLDGYEVARLDSVIGQADIVITATGNKDIVTVDHMRRMKHQAVLGNVGHFDNEIDMAGLERADGVRRINIKPQVDEWAFRDGRSIIVLSEGRLLNLGNATGHPSFVMSNSFSNQTIAQIELFTKYREYDREVYRLPKALDEKIARIHVEALGGELTRLTKDQAEYIGVDVEGPYKPDHYRY, encoded by the coding sequence ATGAACGACGAACGTCTTCAGGTCCGCAACGGTATCGAGTTCGCGATCGCCGATCCGGGCGCGGCCACCGCCGGTCGGCACCAGATCCGCCTCGCCGAGCACGAGATGCCGGGTCTGATGGCGTTGCGCCGGGAGTACGCCGAGGTCTTCCCGCTGCGCGGGGCTCGCGTCTCCGGGTCGCTGCACATGACCGTGCAGACCGCCGTGCTGATCGAGACCCTGGTCGCGCTCGGGGCCGAGGTGCGCTGGGCGTCCTGCAACATCTTCTCCACCGACGACTCGGCCGCGGCGGCCGTCGTCGTCGGCCCGCACGGCACACCGGACGAACCCAGGGGCGTTCCGGTGTTCGCCTGGAAGGGCGAGACGCTGGAGGAGTACTGGTGGTGCACCGAGCGGATGCTCACCTGGCCCGGCGAGGCCGGACCCAACATGATCCTCGACGACGGCGGTGACGCGACTCTGCTGGTGCACAAGGGAGTCCAGTACGAGCGCGCCGGCGTGGTGCCGAACCCGGCCGATGACGACCCGGACGAGTTCAAGGTGATCCTGCAGACGCTGCGGGCGTCGCTGGCCGCTGACACCACCAAGTGGACGCGGGCCGCCGAGCGGATCCGCGGCGTCACCGAGGAGACGACGACCGGGGTCAACCGGCTCTACCAGCTCGCGGCGCAGGGCGAGCTGCTGTTCCCCGCCATCAACGTCAACGACTCGGTCACCAAGTCGAAGTTCGACAACAAGTACGGCATCCGCCACTCGCTGATCGACGGGATCAACCGCGCCACCGACGTCCTGGTGGGCGGCAAGGTCGCGGTGGTCTGCGGGTACGGCGACGTCGGCAAGGGCTCCGCGGAGTCGCTGCGCGGGCAGCGCGCGCGGGTGATCATCACCGAGGTCGACCCGATCAACGCGCTGCAGGCGCTGCTCGACGGCTACGAGGTCGCCCGGCTCGACAGCGTCATCGGGCAGGCCGACATCGTGATCACCGCGACCGGCAACAAGGACATCGTCACCGTCGACCACATGCGCCGGATGAAGCACCAGGCCGTCCTGGGCAACGTCGGCCACTTCGACAACGAGATCGACATGGCCGGCCTGGAGCGGGCCGACGGGGTGCGCCGCATCAACATCAAGCCGCAGGTGGACGAGTGGGCATTCCGCGACGGCAGGTCCATCATCGTGCTGTCCGAGGGCAGGTTGCTGAACCTGGGCAATGCCACCGGGCACCCGAGCTTCGTGATGTCCAACTCGTTCTCGAACCAGACCATCGCGCAGATCGAGCTGTTCACCAAGTACCGGGAGTACGACCGGGAGGTCTACCGGCTGCCGAAGGCCCTGGACGAGAAGATCGCCCGCATCCACGTCGAAGCGCTCGGCGGGGAGCTGACCCGGCTCACCAAGGACCAGGCGGAGTACATCGGCGTGGACGTCGAAGGCCCGTACAAACCGGACCACTACCGGTACTGA
- a CDS encoding dTMP kinase, with the protein MGRLIVIEGLDGAGKRTLADGLTAELSRRGRSVARVAFPRYDADVHAELVAEALRGGHGDLGDSVHGMAVLYALDRRGAADALRVDLETHDVVLLDRYVASNAAYGAARLHQDAQGDFVAWTEELEIKRFALPRPDLQLLLQVPTEVAAGRAAHRERTEAERQRDNFESDASLQERCGEVYAQLAERNWWSPWRVVSGVGQVDFAELADVVMAA; encoded by the coding sequence GTGGGTCGGCTGATCGTGATCGAAGGACTGGACGGCGCGGGCAAGCGCACTCTCGCCGACGGGCTCACGGCGGAGCTTTCCCGTCGCGGGCGGTCGGTGGCCCGTGTCGCGTTCCCGCGCTACGACGCCGACGTCCACGCCGAGCTGGTGGCAGAGGCGCTCCGCGGCGGCCACGGCGACCTCGGCGACTCGGTCCACGGCATGGCCGTCCTCTACGCGCTGGACCGCCGCGGCGCGGCGGACGCGCTGCGCGTCGACCTCGAAACGCACGACGTCGTGCTGCTCGACCGCTACGTCGCCTCCAACGCCGCCTACGGCGCGGCGCGGCTCCACCAGGACGCCCAGGGCGACTTCGTCGCCTGGACCGAGGAGCTGGAGATCAAGCGCTTCGCGCTTCCACGGCCGGACCTGCAGCTGCTGCTCCAGGTGCCCACGGAGGTCGCGGCCGGCCGCGCCGCTCACCGGGAGCGCACCGAGGCCGAGCGCCAGCGCGACAACTTCGAGTCCGACGCCTCGCTCCAGGAACGTTGCGGTGAGGTCTACGCGCAACTCGCCGAGCGGAACTGGTGGTCGCCCTGGCGGGTCGTCAGCGGCGTGGGACAGGTCGATTTCGCCGAGCTGGCCGACGTCGTCATGGCCGCGTGA
- a CDS encoding ComF family protein, which produces MPTRLRDALSSLVDLLFPLHCAGCRRRGASLCGECARDLGGLHRQRRLLLPPAPPAYALGGYRGSARRAVLAYKEAGQRHLAAPFGERLATGLRGIAALHGWQPAHCLLVPAPSRPIASRRRGGAHMTRVAMRMAEAMAEPTRAPLVSAPLEAQPSRDHQLVHKQPKAHLRNAESSDDRWSAEVVDCLVLRPGVRDSAGLDSAERVRNLTGGVLVRTGRIAPETLRRRGDGVRTVLVDDVMTSGATAASCLRALDSSGMAVDAVLTLTATAGWDERVVDPAPGGARNSRRSALVPRV; this is translated from the coding sequence ATGCCCACTCGACTCCGCGACGCGCTCTCCAGCCTCGTCGACCTGCTCTTCCCCCTGCACTGCGCGGGCTGCCGCCGCAGAGGTGCCTCCCTGTGCGGCGAATGCGCCCGAGACCTCGGAGGTCTCCACCGTCAGCGACGGCTCCTGCTGCCTCCCGCGCCACCGGCGTACGCGCTGGGCGGCTACCGCGGCAGCGCACGCCGGGCGGTGCTCGCCTACAAGGAGGCCGGGCAGCGGCACCTCGCCGCACCCTTCGGCGAGCGGCTGGCCACCGGGCTGCGCGGGATCGCCGCCCTACATGGTTGGCAGCCCGCGCACTGCCTGCTCGTCCCGGCGCCATCCCGCCCGATCGCATCGCGCAGGAGGGGCGGCGCCCACATGACGAGAGTCGCCATGCGCATGGCCGAAGCGATGGCCGAACCCACCCGCGCGCCGCTCGTCTCCGCACCACTCGAAGCACAGCCATCCCGCGACCATCAACTCGTACACAAACAACCCAAAGCCCACTTACGCAACGCCGAGTCATCCGATGACCGCTGGTCCGCGGAGGTCGTCGACTGCCTGGTGCTGCGCCCTGGTGTCCGGGACTCCGCGGGGCTCGACTCCGCCGAACGGGTCCGCAACCTGACCGGCGGTGTGCTGGTCCGAACCGGTCGAATTGCGCCCGAAACCCTCCGGCGCCGCGGTGACGGCGTCCGGACGGTGCTCGTCGACGACGTCATGACCTCCGGAGCGACCGCCGCGAGCTGCCTGCGTGCGCTGGATTCGTCCGGTATGGCCGTCGATGCCGTGCTCACGCTCACCGCCACAGCCGGCTGGGACGAACGTGTGGTGGACCCGGCACCCGGAGGGGCCAGGAACTCACGCCGCTCCGCACTCGTTCCCCGGGTGTGA